The Ooceraea biroi isolate clonal line C1 chromosome 11, Obir_v5.4, whole genome shotgun sequence genome includes a region encoding these proteins:
- the LOC105280591 gene encoding nuclear RNA export factor 1, with the protein MNQMKPDKPVQQNPPIVPVQMDSSIAIRIAMGAKMSYERSLMARTDIWHKVRVIRGSLYDKETVLKAILRATEPADLIPVKYQVCGEDAYFIARNCGPALEKLCKTNLIIKNVMGDAVILVITLGYASIHDLKIHIQPLLLTALTKRYDPNQKTLNLEHFHMDPDIDKTVYCPMSQLRTSNHVLKLAKTAIATFEHLNLQRNELITLSAIENSNLTSIKYLDLRHNSLLNMNTLTPLKNLTITKIWLDGNPLCENYSSADQYVESVKRYCPHLEELDGVCIVPNMPLIYRDYFSNDKTQRLVHRFAAHFFTLFDQLDRTVLRGLYHKNAFYSMTLAIPNTLAQKMNFNQYPRRNLLRKGPKKNTFLYQGQEEILANLNKSPRSYHDRSSFNYDVMFDDGDCLVVCISGLFKKLSSGTNVLSFSRTFVLTASLDNEYHIMNDQYHIDVAPKNVTPDKVVVKYSYDEIVPICFSPTEKSVLITRIRQITMLTAEWSETYLSEAQWDMRKAITNFMKDFKSNAIPEHAFSR; encoded by the coding sequence ATGAATCAGATGAAGCCGGATAAGCCCGTGCAGCAGAACCCACCGATCGTGCCCGTTCAGATGGACTCCTCGATCGCCATAAGAATAGCAATGGGCGCAAAAATGAGTTACGAGAGATCGCTGATGGCTCGCACGGATATCTGGCACAAGGTCAGGGTCATCCGGGGTTCGCTGTACGACAAGGAGACGGTCCTGAAGGCTATCCTGAGAGCGACAGAGCCAGCCGACCTGATACCGGTCAAGTATCAGGTTTGCGGAGAGGACGCGTACTTCATAGCGAGAAACTGCGGGCCGGCCCTCGAGAAACTCTGCAAGACCAATCTGATCATCAAGAACGTCATGGGCGATGCCGTCATTCTCGTGATAACGTTGGGATACGCGTCGATCCACGACCTGAAGATTCACATACAGCCGCTGCTGCTGACAGCGCTCACCAAGAGATACGATCCGAATCAGAAGACCCTGAACCTGGAGCACTTTCACATGGACCCGGACATAGACAAGACCGTGTACTGTCCGATGTCGCAGCTCAGAACGTCGAACCACGTGCTGAAGCTGGCGAAGACTGCGATCGCCACTTTCGAGCACCTGAACTTACAGCGCAACGAACTGATCACTTTGTCGGCGATCGAGAACTCGAATCTAACGTCCATCAAGTATCTGGATCTGAGGCACAACAGCCTGCTGAACATGAACACCCTGACTCCCCTGAAGAACCTGACGATCACGAAAATTTGGCTGGACGGGAATCCCCTGTGCGAGAATTACTCGAGCGCGGACCAGTACGTGGAGTCCGTGAAGAGGTATTGCCCGCACTTGGAGGAGCTGGACGGCGTGTGTATCGTGCCGAACATGCCGTTGATCTACAGGGACTACTTCTCGAACGACAAGACGCAACGCTTGGTGCACCGTTTCGCCGCGCACTTCTTCACCTTGTTCGATCAGCTCGACAGGACGGTCTTGAGGGGGCTGTATCACAAGAACGCGTTCTACTCCATGACCCTGGCCATTCCGAACACTTTGGCGCAGAAGATGAATTTCAACCAGTATCCGAGAAGAAATTTACTGAGGAAGGGGCCGAAGAAGAACACGTTCCTCTATCAGGGTCAGGAGGAAATACTGGCGAATCTGAACAAGTCGCCCAGGTCCTATCACGACCGGAGTTCCTTCAACTACGACGTCATGTTCGACGACGGCGACTGCTTGGTGGTGTGCATCTCAGGACTGTTCAAGAAACTCAGTTCCGGTACGAACGTACTTTCTTTCTCGAGGACGTTTGTCCTGACGGCCTCCCTGGACAACGAATATCACATTATGAATGATCAGTACCACATCGACGTAGCGCCCAAAAACGTAACACCCGATAAAGTGGTAGTGAAATATTCATACGACGAGATCGTGCCGATCTGTTTTAGTCCGACTGAGAAATCAGTACTAATTACTAGGATAAGACAGATCACCATGTTGACTGCGGAATGGTCCGAAACTTACCTGTCGGAGGCTCAGTGGGACATGCGAAAAGCGATAACTAACTTCATGAAAGACTTTAAAAGTAATGCAATACCGGAACACGCATTCAGCAGATAG